A single region of the Cronobacter condimenti 1330 genome encodes:
- the csgG gene encoding curli production assembly/transport protein CsgG, whose protein sequence is MQRLIVIIATILLSGCLTAPPKEAASPTLMPRGQSYQDLIHLPYPKGKLYVSVYNIQDETGQFKPYPASNFSTAVPQSATAMLVTALKDSRWFIPLERQGLQNLLNERKIIRASQENGTVGDNNRMPLQSLMSANVMIEGSIIGYESNVKSGGAGAKYFGIGADTQYQLDQVAVNLRVVNVSTGEILSSVNTSKTILSYEVQAGVFRFIEYQRLLEGEVGYTANEPVMQCLMSAIETAVIYLINDGINRGLWELNDPGAVNDPVLRKYRDIAVPAA, encoded by the coding sequence ATGCAGCGCCTGATTGTCATTATCGCTACCATTCTGTTAAGCGGATGTCTGACCGCACCGCCGAAGGAAGCCGCCAGCCCCACGCTGATGCCGCGTGGTCAAAGCTATCAGGATTTGATTCACCTGCCTTATCCAAAAGGTAAGCTCTACGTCTCGGTTTATAATATTCAGGATGAGACGGGGCAATTTAAACCCTACCCTGCCAGTAACTTCTCAACCGCCGTACCGCAAAGCGCCACCGCCATGCTGGTCACGGCGTTAAAAGATTCGCGCTGGTTTATTCCGCTGGAACGCCAGGGACTTCAGAACCTCCTTAATGAGCGCAAAATTATTCGCGCCTCCCAGGAAAACGGTACGGTGGGTGATAATAACCGTATGCCGCTTCAGTCACTTATGTCTGCTAATGTGATGATTGAAGGCTCGATCATTGGTTATGAGAGTAATGTGAAATCGGGCGGCGCTGGCGCGAAATATTTCGGCATCGGTGCCGATACGCAATATCAGCTCGATCAGGTCGCGGTGAATTTGCGGGTCGTGAATGTTAGCACCGGGGAGATCCTCTCCTCCGTAAATACCAGTAAAACGATTCTCTCTTATGAAGTTCAGGCGGGTGTATTCCGGTTTATTGAATACCAACGGCTGCTTGAGGGCGAGGTGGGATATACGGCTAATGAACCTGTGATGCAGTGCCTGATGTCAGCTATCGAAACCGCCGTCATCTATTTAATTAACGACGGGATCAACCGTGGCTTGTGGGAGCTTAACGATCCAGGAGCGGTAAATGATCCAGTACTCAGGAAATATCGCGATATCGCCGTGCCCGCGGCCTGA
- the csgF gene encoding curli production assembly/transport protein CsgF produces the protein MRRAIAVMTLLLLSHPGLAGNMTFQFRNPSFGGNPNNGPFLLNSAQAQNSYKDPSYDDYKIDTPSALDNFTQAIQSQLLGGLLTNINKGKPGRMVTNDFIVDIANRDGQLYLNVTDRKTGKTSTIQVSGLQSGSTNF, from the coding sequence ATGCGGCGGGCAATTGCTGTTATGACATTATTATTGCTGTCACACCCGGGTCTGGCCGGAAATATGACCTTCCAGTTTCGTAACCCCAGTTTCGGCGGAAATCCTAATAACGGTCCCTTTTTGTTAAACAGCGCGCAGGCGCAAAATTCCTATAAAGACCCGTCTTACGACGATTATAAAATCGACACGCCATCCGCGCTCGATAATTTCACGCAGGCGATTCAGTCTCAACTTTTAGGCGGATTGTTAACCAACATTAATAAAGGTAAGCCGGGTCGCATGGTGACCAACGATTTTATCGTCGATATCGCCAATCGTGACGGTCAGCTTTATCTGAACGTCACCGATCGTAAAACCGGCAAAACCTCCACGATTCAGGTATCCGGCTTGCAGTCCGGCTCAACCAATTTTTAA
- the csgE gene encoding curli production assembly/transport protein CsgE, whose amino-acid sequence MKRWPLWCFAVVLCGVAFCGHAVEPEIPGLITDRTVSSVGHDFYRDFAEKWDTPFDGNLSVNEKPSARWGSWITITLDQDVIYQTFLFPSRRGADKEVQMAIAQTNEALQQRQIDKALLSTGDLTGDEF is encoded by the coding sequence ATGAAACGTTGGCCTCTCTGGTGTTTCGCGGTAGTGCTTTGCGGCGTAGCGTTCTGCGGACACGCCGTTGAGCCGGAAATTCCAGGGCTTATTACCGACCGCACCGTGTCTTCTGTCGGCCATGATTTTTACCGCGACTTTGCGGAGAAATGGGATACCCCGTTTGATGGCAACCTGTCGGTTAATGAAAAACCGAGCGCTCGCTGGGGAAGCTGGATAACCATCACGCTCGATCAGGATGTGATTTATCAGACCTTTCTTTTTCCTTCCCGTAGGGGGGCGGACAAAGAAGTGCAGATGGCGATAGCGCAGACGAATGAGGCGTTACAACAGCGGCAGATTGATAAAGCGTTACTCAGCACCGGCGATTTAACCGGCGATGAATTTTAA
- the csgD gene encoding biofilm master transcriptional regulator CsgD, with product MLTEFHALHGQSLLLITKPSLQASALLQNFKAALNLDGKIHNIQRSLEDITTGTLILLDMAEADKKSMAYWKDNLGRSHHASKVILLNVQDEYPFQEIEKWPHISGVFYATDDENRVIEGMQCIQRGECFFNQRLASYLITRSGFYHFLNCDCVLLTHREKEILNKLRFGASNLEIARSLFISENTVKTHLYNLFKKLAVKNRTQAVTWANHHMRV from the coding sequence GCTTTACATGGTCAGTCATTATTGTTGATCACCAAACCGTCCCTGCAAGCCAGCGCTTTATTGCAGAATTTTAAAGCAGCGCTCAACCTGGATGGAAAAATCCATAATATCCAACGTTCTCTGGAAGATATCACCACAGGAACGCTTATTCTTTTGGATATGGCGGAGGCCGATAAAAAAAGCATGGCGTACTGGAAAGATAATCTTGGACGCAGCCATCACGCCTCAAAGGTGATCCTGCTAAATGTGCAAGACGAATACCCCTTTCAGGAAATAGAAAAATGGCCGCACATTAGCGGTGTGTTTTACGCAACAGATGATGAAAACCGCGTAATTGAAGGTATGCAATGCATTCAGCGCGGCGAGTGTTTCTTTAACCAGCGGCTGGCGAGCTATCTGATCACCCGCTCCGGCTTTTATCATTTTCTCAACTGTGACTGCGTGCTGCTGACGCACCGCGAGAAAGAGATCCTTAATAAGCTGCGCTTCGGCGCCTCTAATCTCGAAATCGCGCGATCGCTGTTTATAAGCGAGAACACGGTAAAAACTCACCTCTATAACCTTTTCAAGAAACTGGCCGTGAAAAACCGCACGCAGGCAGTGACCTGGGCGAATCATCACATGAGAGTGTGA